From the Desulfovibrio sp. TomC genome, one window contains:
- a CDS encoding alpha-keto acid decarboxylase family protein, translated as MQQTVIELLIARLKEIGITDVFGVPGDFAFALNDAIDNDPDMRWIGCTNELNAAYAADGYARIKGRAALCTTYGVGELSALCGVAGSYTEHLPVFHLVGMPSISTQQSRRIVHHTLGDGLFDAFSTMTKPVVCASAILTAENAACQIERCIEAAIARNRPVYMALPQDQADKPLPGQYVCAPEAPVSNPPVLAAAIEAIVEKITAAGSTVVLAGYLIARLGLRSAAHELLTRTGLPYATMFMDKTALDETHPSYIGLYDGRIMNPEVRDFVEGCDCVLNLGAQWSDFNTGAFTAHIDPSRMIAVMQHEVRVGHAVFAHVEMRDVLAGLARVLPHKPASGPRAKGLGQPKGAPGDPITPDYLYPRWEQFLRPGDVVMAETGTVSMGLGFALMPQGAEFFNQTLWGAIGWATPASFGAALAAPERRTLLFTGEGSHQMTAQELGQFGMHGLKPIVFCLNNDGYLIERLLCKNPLSSYNDLAPWNYAQLPAAFGLTDWYCAKVTTNAELEQALAKAETCGTGAYIEVVMDRMAASPLAQKLGESIKTLYASAK; from the coding sequence ATGCAACAAACCGTCATCGAACTGCTCATCGCCCGGCTCAAGGAAATCGGCATCACCGACGTATTCGGGGTGCCGGGCGATTTTGCCTTCGCCTTAAACGACGCCATTGACAACGATCCCGACATGCGCTGGATCGGCTGCACCAATGAACTCAACGCGGCCTATGCCGCCGACGGCTATGCCCGCATCAAAGGACGCGCCGCCCTGTGCACCACCTACGGCGTGGGCGAGCTCTCCGCCCTGTGCGGCGTGGCCGGCTCCTATACCGAGCATTTGCCGGTCTTTCATTTGGTCGGGATGCCGTCTATTTCCACCCAGCAATCCCGGCGCATCGTCCACCACACCCTGGGCGACGGTCTGTTCGACGCCTTTTCCACCATGACCAAGCCTGTGGTCTGCGCCAGCGCCATTTTGACCGCCGAAAACGCCGCCTGCCAGATCGAGCGCTGCATCGAGGCGGCCATTGCCCGCAACCGGCCGGTCTACATGGCCCTGCCCCAGGATCAGGCCGACAAGCCTCTGCCCGGACAGTACGTCTGCGCCCCTGAGGCTCCGGTCAGCAATCCGCCGGTTCTGGCTGCGGCCATAGAGGCCATTGTTGAAAAAATCACCGCCGCCGGCTCGACCGTGGTCCTGGCCGGCTATCTCATCGCCCGACTTGGCCTTCGCAGCGCGGCCCATGAACTGCTTACCCGCACCGGTCTGCCCTATGCCACCATGTTCATGGACAAGACCGCCCTGGATGAGACGCATCCCAGCTACATCGGGCTCTATGACGGCCGCATCATGAATCCCGAGGTGCGCGACTTCGTGGAAGGCTGCGACTGCGTGCTCAACCTCGGGGCGCAGTGGAGCGATTTCAACACCGGGGCCTTTACCGCCCACATCGATCCCAGCCGCATGATTGCGGTCATGCAGCACGAGGTGCGGGTGGGCCATGCCGTTTTTGCCCATGTGGAGATGCGCGACGTTTTGGCCGGTCTGGCCCGGGTGTTGCCCCACAAGCCGGCCTCCGGCCCCCGGGCCAAGGGACTGGGCCAGCCCAAGGGCGCGCCCGGCGATCCCATCACTCCGGATTATCTCTATCCGCGCTGGGAGCAGTTCTTGCGACCGGGCGACGTGGTCATGGCCGAGACCGGCACGGTGTCCATGGGGCTTGGGTTTGCGCTGATGCCTCAGGGGGCGGAGTTTTTCAACCAGACCCTGTGGGGAGCCATAGGCTGGGCCACGCCGGCTTCGTTTGGGGCCGCCCTGGCCGCGCCCGAGCGCCGCACGCTGCTTTTTACCGGCGAAGGTTCGCACCAGATGACGGCCCAGGAACTGGGCCAGTTCGGCATGCACGGCTTGAAGCCCATCGTCTTTTGCCTCAACAACGACGGGTATCTGATCGAACGGTTGTTGTGCAAAAATCCCCTGAGTTCCTACAACGATCTGGCTCCCTGGAACTACGCCCAATTGCCGGCGGCCTTTGGCCTGACCGATTGGTACTGCGCCAAGGTGACCACCAATGCCGAACTGGAGCAGGCCCTGGCCAAGGCCGAGACCTGCGGCACGGGAGCCTACATCGAGGTGGTCATGGACCGCATGGCCGCTTCGCCCCTGGCCCAAAAGCTCGGGGAATCGATCAAGACGCTCTACGCCAGCGCCAAATAA
- a CDS encoding MoaD/ThiS family protein codes for MPIDLKCYATLAPLTPGNAGEFPIVDGETVLELAARLAIPHEEIKIVFVNGVTVELDHVLHDGDRVGIFPPVGGG; via the coding sequence ATGCCCATCGATCTCAAATGCTACGCCACCCTGGCCCCGCTGACTCCCGGCAATGCCGGCGAGTTTCCCATCGTTGACGGCGAAACCGTCCTTGAACTGGCCGCGCGCCTGGCCATTCCCCACGAGGAAATCAAGATCGTGTTCGTCAACGGCGTGACCGTCGAGCTGGACCACGTTCTGCACGACGGCGACCGGGTGGGCATCTTTCCGCCGGTTGGCGGCGGTTGA
- a CDS encoding DUF3795 domain-containing protein has translation MPREEFLQRIAPCGLDCGRCLDNPASPIGRQARELARELGGFGRRAAFFAELDPVFAAYPDFDRILVRLGQGGCSGCRTGHCLLAECRVKDCVVARGVSFCFECPEFAACDPGLPPGLAERWRANNQRMADSGLDAYALWLDDQPRY, from the coding sequence ATGCCCCGCGAAGAGTTTCTGCAGCGCATCGCTCCCTGCGGCCTGGACTGTGGCCGTTGTCTGGACAATCCTGCCAGTCCCATCGGTCGGCAGGCCCGGGAACTGGCCCGGGAACTTGGCGGTTTTGGCCGACGGGCGGCGTTTTTCGCCGAACTCGATCCGGTCTTTGCCGCCTACCCGGACTTTGACCGTATCCTGGTCAGACTGGGCCAGGGCGGGTGCTCAGGCTGTCGGACCGGGCACTGTCTGCTGGCCGAGTGCCGGGTCAAGGATTGCGTAGTGGCCAGGGGCGTTTCGTTTTGCTTTGAATGCCCGGAATTTGCGGCCTGCGACCCGGGTCTGCCGCCGGGACTGGCCGAACGGTGGCGGGCCAACAACCAGCGTATGGCCGACTCCGGCCTTGACGCCTATGCGCTGTGGCTGGACGACCAGCCCCGCTACTGA
- a CDS encoding acyltransferase family protein: MKTQTAFHGRIATLDGLRLVGVLAVVALHAGVAYSTVVPWWYVSDPARSRLIDILLSVADGFAMPLLFAVSGYFALPSLRRRGVAGFVVGKAWRLLVPLIGLTLFYCPVIAYVDYRDKGGTEGFFAHWLAMLPSLADWRWLYFSGMQAPAAARDLVWPYHLWYLALLFLFCLGLAAVGCVAGSVLARRIEGSGAGWGRFAVLALVVGVAAGLGQFFWSDAAWVRLGPFLAFQPARVPQYIGFFLLGLVAWKHGWFVKHALPGCLWVWSLGTVVLLVAMVASRVAALAGGLLAGGFLVAHGLARTGFALAVMGLLAAALARTGPQSLWQRPGLDAASFDLYLLHFPLLIVLQYALVTTGLPIIAKVGLCFLVPTAACLGVGRLFGRRRRLTMPVVAGVVFLVCLVVWR; encoded by the coding sequence ATGAAGACACAGACAGCCTTTCACGGACGTATCGCAACTCTGGATGGCCTGCGCTTGGTCGGCGTGTTGGCCGTGGTGGCTCTCCATGCCGGCGTAGCCTACAGCACCGTGGTCCCCTGGTGGTATGTGAGCGATCCGGCCAGGAGTCGGCTGATTGATATTCTGTTGTCCGTCGCCGACGGGTTCGCCATGCCGCTGCTCTTTGCCGTGTCCGGGTATTTCGCCCTGCCGTCGCTTCGGCGTCGCGGCGTGGCCGGCTTTGTGGTCGGCAAGGCTTGGCGGCTGCTTGTGCCGCTCATCGGCCTGACGCTGTTTTACTGCCCGGTCATTGCCTACGTCGATTACCGGGACAAAGGCGGAACAGAGGGCTTTTTCGCGCATTGGCTGGCCATGTTGCCTTCGCTTGCCGACTGGCGCTGGCTGTACTTCTCCGGGATGCAGGCTCCGGCGGCCGCCAGGGATTTGGTCTGGCCGTACCATCTGTGGTATCTGGCCTTGCTGTTTCTTTTCTGCCTGGGGCTGGCCGCAGTGGGGTGCGTTGCCGGGTCGGTGTTGGCCCGACGCATTGAGGGAAGCGGGGCGGGCTGGGGGCGGTTTGCTGTCCTGGCCCTCGTGGTTGGTGTGGCCGCCGGGCTGGGCCAGTTTTTTTGGTCGGACGCAGCCTGGGTCAGACTGGGACCGTTCCTGGCTTTTCAGCCCGCCCGCGTTCCCCAATATATCGGCTTTTTCCTGCTTGGCCTGGTGGCCTGGAAGCATGGCTGGTTCGTGAAGCATGCTCTTCCGGGATGCCTTTGGGTCTGGAGCCTGGGCACTGTGGTTCTGCTTGTGGCCATGGTGGCCAGTCGGGTGGCGGCCCTGGCCGGCGGTCTCCTGGCCGGCGGGTTCCTTGTCGCCCATGGGCTGGCCCGCACCGGATTCGCTCTGGCCGTCATGGGCCTGCTGGCCGCAGCCCTGGCTCGAACCGGGCCGCAGTCGCTGTGGCAACGGCCCGGACTGGACGCGGCCTCCTTTGACCTTTATCTCCTGCATTTCCCGCTGCTCATCGTTTTGCAATATGCCCTGGTTACAACGGGACTGCCGATCATCGCCAAGGTCGGCCTGTGTTTCCTGGTTCCGACGGCGGCGTGTCTGGGGGTTGGCCGGCTTTTTGGCCGGCGGCGGCGTCTGACCATGCCGGTGGTTGCCGGTGTCGTCTTTTTGGTTTGTCTGGTGGTGTGGCGTTGA